GCGGCCGCAGACCTCGTCGAAATGCGCTTGGCTGTAGGGTTGGTCCTCGCGCAGCGCCGGGTTCGGCCCGCCGATGAACACCGCGAAGTCGCGGCATTCCTTCCAGGTGCGGGGCCGGAGCGTGTCGATCTCCAGCCCCTCGACCGCCAGATCACCGGCCTCGAGATCGAGGAAGAGCGTGGTCGAGGCGTTCAGCGTCCAGAGCAGGCTGGTCTTGCCGATGCCGGACCGGCCGAAGATGACGCCCTTGATGCCCTTGCGTTGGGCGAGCCGTTCGTCGGCGCCGATGATGGGAAGGGCCATCACTGGCCCTCCTTCTTCATCACTGCACTGGCGGCGCGATCGGCGCCGATGCACCCCGCCTCGCGGGCGAGCTTGTAGAGCCGCTTCAGCGCATCGGCGCGGCGGTAGGCGGCCGTGCTCTCCCGCTCCGCCTCCACGATCGCGAAGGCGATCTCGTCGACGGTCGCCTCGACGACCGGCAGCGGCTCACGCGGCTCGTCACCGGCGCGCTGCGGGAAGGCGATGGTTTCGGGGAGGTCTTCGAGGGCGTAGCTCGCGGCGCGAAGACGGGTGATGTCGTCCGGCTGGTCCGGCATGGCGGTTCTCCGTGAGATGATGTGATCGAGGAGGCGCATCAGGCCGCCTCGCGGACGTCGGGCGCGGGCTCGGCGACGTAGATCGCCAAGAGCGGCGTCCCGTCGGCGTGGGCGCCGGCGTCCTCGATCTGATAGTTGCGGTTGGGCTCGCAGACCTCGGTCAGCTCCCAGCGGCGATAAAGCCCCGGAAGACGCCTGAAATCCTCGAGCGACAGATCGGCAGTGCGGTTCATGCGTGTCTGCTTTCGGTTGGAGGGAAGGCGCTCGGGGCGCTCGAATGGGAAAAGCCACCGGCGGGACCGGATCGGGACATCGGGTCAGGGGATTTCCTCGAGGGCGTCGTGCAGCCGACGCATCGCGCGCTGGTACCGCTTGCGGGCGGCGGCCTCGGTCAGGCCCAGTTCCACGGCGACCTCGGCTTGGGAGAAGCCCTCGATCGCTACGCGGATCACCAGCAGGGCGTCGTCGCCGAGCAGCTTCCGCACGGCGCCGTTTAGTCGCGCGTACCCGGCCGCGCCGATCCCGCTGTCACCGCTGTCCGCCACCTCGTCGGGGTCGGCGCCGCTGGCGAGATGTTCGCGCGTCTGGTCGCGCTGGCGCGTGCGGATCATGTCGCGCTCGACGTTCCGCAACACCGTGGCCGCGATCCAGTTGACGCGCCCGAGGTCGAGGCCGCGGACAGCCTCGGTGGTCCGCGCCAGTACGTCGGACGCGACCTCGTCGGAGGTGCCGAGCCTGCGCCAGATCGACCGGCGACGGATGGCGTCGAGGCCGGGCCAGAGCGCCAGCAACAGCAGCGTCAGGGCGCAGTCGGACGCGGGGCCGTCGCCCTGCGCCGCCCTGACGAGAGCGGATAGGATCAGGTTCTTGCGGGCGGGATCGCCGGGGGTGCGATGCAGCCCGTCCAGCAGGGCCGCCGGATCCCGGAACGGCGCGAGGGCGGCCTGCGTGCGCCGGACGGCGTCGAAACTGCGCTGGAAGTGAAGCTTGGAGGATGAATGCATGAGGTGATCACGGATCGCGTGCCACGCGAGAGACATCGGACGCCTGCCTTGCGGCCAGGCGTCCGGCGCCTTCTCGTGGCCAGGTCAGGACGTCGCGCGTCTCTGCGTTTTCAGGGGGGTTGGGTGAGTGCGCGCGTCAGCGCGCGGGCGCGGTCGTGTGGTTCAGCGTGCCGCAGCCGCGGCAGGTGGCCTGGACCGGAAAGCCCACAAAATACTCGTGCCCCCGCGCAAAGCGCAGGTGCATGCGGCCGTCTCGGCAGACACCGAGCAGCTTGTCACAGCGCGTGCAGCGCCATTCCGAGTTGGAGGTGGTGGGCTTGGTCTTCGCCACGCCGGACCAGCTCGTCGGGGCTGCCTGGCGCGGGGGGAAGGGAGTCGGCATCGAAGTGCTCCTCTGATGTGGAGCACTCCCATTGGCCGGGGGAATCGGAGCTAGTCAGACCCCCCAATCGGAGCCGGATCGGAGCCAGCCGTCAGACGGCGATCTCCCACGGCCCTTTCGGACCAAGATTTCTCAGGAAGTTAGCCTTCAGCTTGTCCCATAGCGGTTGCTTGAAGATGTTTGCAAGGGACTGGTCTTCGGCGATGTCCTTGACAAGATCTTTGGTTGCCATTGGCATTGGGCCATTGTTGTGTGCATCAACCAGCCGCTTGATGACCGCGATGCGGTTCTCGCCCTTGATGTCGATGCTGCCTTTCCCTGGGACGAACAGGGTCGCCATATTTTCCCCGCTAGACGTGAGTTCGACAGCCTGGCCACCGCGGGCCAGTATCCGATGGCGTCGGAACACGGACCGGAGCTTGTCTGCGACCAACGAGATTTCGGCTTGCTTGGTGTCGATCTGATCGACAAGCGGCGTCAGAACGTTGGCCGCCAGACACGGTCCGGGAGCGTTGCCGGCCTGCAGGACAAGCCCGATACCGAGATTATGGCGCGCCCGAAGCTCTGTATCGACTGCCGACCGGACCTTCTCCCGGTCGAGACCGCGCGCGAGGTAGATCGGAACATTCCCGCCATCGACATCGAGCGTTCCGAGGTAGAGGAGGTGATCGGTCAGCTTCTCGATCGCCGGCGCATCAAGCGCTTGTTCGAGACGTGCCTTCAGGTGTTGCGCGACCCAGCCGTCGCGCACCCGATATATCCTGTAGCGATCCGGGCTGCCCGCAGGCGTCACCTGTCCCTCGGCGACCTTGAGATCGGCCACCTTGCGGTCACCTTCCTCCGCATCTCCCTTGTCGACCCGAACGACCACTTCGGCTGCGACCGGGCCGATTTCGTCTTCATCGTCGATCAGGTCGTCCCCTTCCCAGCCGGCGGGCACGAGGAAGCCCAGATCAATCAGGAGGCCAGGATCGACACCACGAGCTTGGAGCCATGCTCCAGTGACCCTGTCTGCTCCAATGTCCCAGATCGCCAACAAGGCGGGCATGACCGCCATACTCTCATCATCGCCCGGGGCGCGACCATCACGAAGGATCTTCCAGTGCCTGAGCAAGCGATGCCCCAGAACGCGCTCGTAAGGGTCGTCGATGCTGAGAAGGCTGCTCGTGTTGCGGTCGGTGAGCGTGAAGTTGAGGGTTTGTGCCTCATCGCGTTCCGCGCGGAAATACCGGACCGCAATCTCGACAAAGCGGATTGCGAGCGCCCGCTCGAAAATCCTCTGAAGGCCCGGCTGGCTGTCGATGATCTCTGCGATGTCCTGGTCGATCGTGGTGGAAAGCGAAAGGCGGTTTGCGAGATTGCCGATGCTGATGTCGGCGCGGATCACCTGCGCGCGGTCGATCACCACGTCGTCGAGTTCCGGCGGTTCAAGATCGAGTCCTTGCAGGAACTGGGAAATGTCGTAGGCCTGGAAGTCGACGGGCTGGTTGGAATAGGTCTGATCGAGAGCGGTCTCGATGAAGCATTCGGCGACTGTGTGTCTCAGCTTTCGATTGGCCGCACGGACATGCACCCGCCCGGTTGACGGCGTATACACGATCATTGCCTCTCCGGGCGGCCGAAAGTAGATGCTCGACCGATTGCCATCGTCATCGATCTCCCGAACGCTCGTGGGGGGATCGGGATGGAACAGCAGGTACATCTCCGCCGCCGGTTCGTCGCCGTCCTCGGGGATGTCGAACTTGTCGATGCTGTAGCCGTCGCCGCGATCGAGGCGCTTGTTGAGGTCGGCCAGAAGCGCTTCGAGCAATGCGCTGCCGGCGTCCGGGCCCCCGTCGACCGAAGGCTCGGCCATGAAGGTCTGGTAGTGCTTGTCATAGCGCCGGTACAGATGCAGGTGCAGGCTGTTCTCCGCCGCTTCGAACAGGCCGTGTTCGTTGGCGAAGGCATAAAGACTTCGGGCGAGTTCGTTCCGCTGGGTCAGAAGTACCTTGGCGCGTTCGGGTTCGAGCTTGGTCTTTGCGAGACCTTCGAGGACGTACTCGCCGCGGTCGCTCGCGATTGTGACGATCCGGGCTGCTTCAGCTTCAAGCGGGCCCAACCGATCCTTCTTTTCCTGCAACAGCATATTTCTGGCAGCCGACGGACCGTCCGGATTGTCCGGGTCGAACTTGTAGGTCGCGAGCCAGCTCAACCTCTCGAAAGCCTTGCTCCTGAGAAATCCGGACAGCAGTTTCGCCTCTGCATCATCGAAAAGGGGACACGCACTCTCTCGCAACAAACCGTCCGTCGCATCCAGAAAGATTTCCAGACGTTTCGGGCCGGTGAGGAACTGGAAGTCTACGACATCATGGCGGTGCCCGATCTCTCGGCCTGGGAGATCGACGAGCAGAAGCTGATCTTCGTGGCCAAGAAGGAGGCGAACAACATGAAGCGCCTCCTGAAGCTGTTTCAGGAGACGCACCGGGCGCTGCTGGCCAAGCGCGTGTTGATCATCGACGATGAGGCGGATTTCGCCAGCATCCGGTTCACCAAGAAGAAGGGGGAGCCGGATGTCGAGCAGGGGCGCATCGCCGACCGGATCGACGAACTGCGGCGCGAACTCGCGGGCTGCGCCTTCCTCCAGGTGACCGCAACGCCCTATTCCCTTTACCTCCAGCCCGAGGACTATCCCGTTCAGCCTGGGGCCAACTTTACCTTCGAACCCAAGCGGCCGGCCTTCACCAAGCTTGTGCCGATCCACGGCGGCTACGTCGGGGGAGATCACTATTTCGGCGAGCACACCGAGGATAAGCTGGAGTACTACCTCTGGCATCCAGTCGCAGACAATGAGCTGCTGGCACTGCGCAAGGAAGATCGGCGGCGGGTCAAGAAGGATCAGGTTCTGACCCATGCCAATATCGCCGGCATCCGTCAGGCCCTGATCACTTTCGTTACCGCGACGGCAATTCGCCGGCTTCAGCAGAAGGTGGCCGGTTATCGGCCGGATCGCTACGCGATGATCGTCCACGTCGAGACGTCGCGCACTGCTCACGCTTGGCAGCATACCGTGGTTGGAGAGTTGATCGAGGCGCTTCAGGAGGCGATTGAGAAGAAGTTGCCGATATTTGCCGACCTGGTGAACGCGGCGATCGATGACCTAACCCGTTCAGTCACCGCTTGTGGCCTGACGATGCCGGACCACAAGACGATACTCGATAACGTCCGGGATTTCTTCAAGAAGGGCGCGGTGGCGACCGAGAAGGTCAACTCGGACAACGAGGTCCAGAAGCTCCTGGACGACAATGCCGAACTCAAGCTCCGCACTCCGTGTAACGTGTTCATTGGCGGCCAAATCCTCGATCGTGGCATAACGGTTCCGCATCTGATCGGCTTCTATTACGGCAGGTCGCCGAAGCGAATGCAGCAGGACACTGTCTTGCAGCACGCCCGCATGTACGGTGCCCGTCCGCGAGAGGACCTCGCTGTGACGCGCTTCTACACCACCGCTCACAATTTTCAGGCCCTGCGCTCGATCCACCAGTTCGATTCTGCTCTGCGCCACGCCTTTGAGACGGGAGCGCATGACCGCGGCGTCGCCTTCGTCGTCAAGGATCAGGCTAACCGGGTCATTCCCTGCGCCCCGAACAAGATCCTGGTGTCGGATATCGTCGCCCTCCGCCCGGGCGGCGCGCACCTGCCAGTCGGCTTTCAGACCAAGGCCAAATCCACCTTGGCTCCGATCATGCAGAAGCTGGAAAAGCTCATTCCCCAACAGCAGCTGGATGCCGGCGAGATCGTCACAGTCAAAACCGAAACTGCCATCGAGATAATTACGTTGATCGAGAGCTGCTTCAATTTTGAGCCTGGGTATAATTTCGACTGGGAGGCATGTCGTGCCGCGATCGAGTACTTCTCGACCATCGCGCCACCACCTGCCGAGAAGGGTGAATGTCTGATACTAGGCGGCACAGGGCGGCGATTGAGCCGGCAGCGTGCTGGAGGGCGTTTCTCGGACGCCCCCCACACCATGCAAGATCGCGCCGCCGTTCGAGGGATCGCCGGACATCAGCCCATTCTTGTGCTTTCCCAGCAGGATGGGCGTGAGGAAGACGGATGGCGCGGGGCGCCGTTCTGGTGGCCGGTTCTGTTCTCGCCAGCCAGTGCGGCACCAAGTGTGTTTGCCTCGACCGTCAGGGACGACGGTGCCGCGAACGACGTCGACGAAGACGAAGACGAGTAGTCGCAAGGCAGGTCATGGCGCATCAGCCGCTAAGGGGCACATACCCACAATCCAAGAGCGCAGAAGACAAAGGGGGCTAATAGACAATTGGTTCGACACCGGTCGCGAAAGAGTCGAAAGGGACTGAGATCGGAAGAATGAGGGTCGGGCAGAAAAATGGTGAATCACCAACAGCTTACTAGCTGTTCACCGGAACGCAGCGGTTAACAGGTCTGGAGAATTTCGGCGCGGAGAGAAGGCGTGAGCGCCTTTCCGGGCGTGGGACGGTTAACAGGCCCAGCCGCATAACCCTCCAAAACAACGGAAAAATCCGGCCGCAGCCGGATCGGGAGAACGCTTTCGCGGGGGGCAAGTGGCGGAGAGGAAGGGATTCGAACCCTCGAGAAGCTTTTGACCTCTACGCCCTTAGCAGGGGCGCGCCTTCGACCACTCGGCCACCTCTCCGGGCGCCCGCATAACCCGGTGAACTATGATATTCAAGCGGTTTCCGATGAAGCCGCATTACTACGCCCCCGGATGCAGTTCCCGCGATTGCCATGCCTTATGGAATTGCGCTGTCCGCCGGGGCGGAAAGGATGGCGACATTTTATGACGTGGTCGGGCTTTTCTGCAAAGCTCCCCCGGATGACGCAATATCAGGCGCCGGCCATTTTCTTTGCGACATGCGCGGACCCGACGACGCGGCGATACAGGTGTTTTTATGCGGAGCCGTGTTGGTCTTCAGCAGCCAGGGGCCGAGATCCCGATTGCTGGCGCTAGCGATGCGCGTCGGAACGGATGCCCGGGAATCGGACGTCGCTGCCGTTTCAGCAGTGCGAATCGCGGATCTGGCCGATGTTCGAGCTTGTCCACGGCTGGGAAGCGGCAAGCTGGAGAGCATGGTTACCGGACAGTGAATAGTTGGGCTAAAACGTGTCTTTTTCGCAACAGCGGCAGGGCATAGAACCGAGGGTATCGCCACAATCCGATCACCGAGGGTTGAACGGCGCATTTGCTTCGGTAATTGTGATTTGGGAAAGGGAGCGCATGGCGGGCCTTTTTCAAGTGGGGATGGGGCAGGGAAAGCTGTCCTTCAGCAAAATAACCCAGACCCGGTACTTTAACTTTTGACTGGAGGTCAGAAAATGAACATTAAGAGCCTTCTTCTCGGCTCGGCTGCGGCGTTCGCCGCAGTGAGCGGCGCACAGGCTGCTGACGCAGTTGTCGTCGCCGATCCGGAGCCGGTCGAATACGTCCGCGTCTGCGACGTCTACGGCACCGGTTACTTCTACATTCCGGGCACCGAGACCTGCCTGCGCATCGGCGGCTATGTCCGTTATCAGGTGTCGGGCGGCGATCTGTGGGAGCGCACCCGCGTTCACGACGACACCCTTCTGGGTGGCGAGGATCGTACCGACGAGACCTACAGCCAGTATTCGCGTCTGTCGCTCCAGACCTGGACCGGCACCGAGACCGAACTGGGCACCCTCAGCACCTACACCGAGACCCGTTTCCAGTGGGCTAACGGCGGCGGCACGACCACCAGCCTGAACTTCGCCTGGATCCAGCTCGGCGGCTTCCGCGTCGGTAAGGACGAATCGGCCTACACCACCTTCGCTGGTTACGCCGGCGGCGTGATCGCCGACGATATGGTGCCCTACGGTCCGTTCGACACCAACCTGATCAGCTACACCTTCTCGGGCGGCAACGGCTTCTCGGCGATCATCTCGCTGGAATCCGGCAACAGCGGCTCCTACGGCCATGCGTATGACATCACCGACTACATGCCGCATGTCGTCGCCGGTGCGAAGTTCACGCAGGGCTGGGGTGGCGTCACCCTCGTCGCTGGTTATGACAGCATCCACGAGACGTGGGCTGCCAAGGCTCGCTTGGACGTCAACGCGACCGACACGATCTCGGCCTTCATCATGGCCGGCTACGGCGATGACGACGACTTCAACTTCTACAAGCCTTGGGGCGGCGAGTGGGCTGTCTGGGGCGGTCTGACCGCCAAGGTTTCGGAGAAGGCGGCCGTCAACCTGCAGCTGTCCTATGACGACAGCGAGCAGTTCGGCGCGGCTTTGAACGTCGCCTACACGCTGGTTCCGGGCTTCCGGATCACGCCTGAAATCGACTACTACGACGCCGGCAACGGCGGCGACGACGCCTTCGGCGCGATCATTCGCTTCCAGCGCAGCTTCTAATCAGCTCTGCTGACAGAGAAAGAACCCGGCGGGTGACCGCCGGGTTCTTTTTGTTTGTTGGCCCATATTTCGGACTGGCGCTGTAGGGATTTGCCGAATCGGATCTGCAACTCCGGCCGGTATCGTTCTCTGGTCAGCGTATTGCCTTTTCGGCTCGTTCGAGGAACGAGGCGATCTGCTCCGGGAGATTTCCGGTTTCAAGGAAAGGCGCATGTCCCTGACCTGCAACCGTGACCGTCTCGACCATCGGGCCGCGTTTTCTCATTTCGTCCAATGTAGCCGCGGACAGCAGCAAAGAGTTTTCGCCGCGAACGACAAGAACCGGCTTTTGCGCCAGGGCATCGAACTCCTTCCACAATTGCGGCAAAGGTTGTTCAGGGTCGACTGAGACAAGCGTCCTGACGAGATCGGGATCGTAGTTGGGCACCGGCTTTCCATCATCGAGACGATAGATCGCCTCGGCCATGGCTCTCCAATCCTCGTCGGTGAGCGCGGGGAAGGCAGGCCCGTGTACCGTCTTTTGCAGCTCGATCGCCTCGGCGACAGACGGGATTGCTGCGGAAGGCGCAAGATAACGGCGGATGTGGTCGAGCCCTTCCCGTTCTATGACCGGCCCGATGTCGTTCAATACCGCCGCGGCGATGCGTGCGGGTTTGATCGCGGCCATCACCTGCGTGATGAGGCCGCCGCGCGACGTGCCGATGAACAGGGCGCGCTCGATTTCGAGCGCCGCGAGCCCGAGCAGGATGTCGGAGAGTTCGGTGCCGACGGTATAGTTCTGCCAATTGGGATCATATGCAGACTGCCCGCGGCCACGATAATCAAAAGCAATCACTTGGCGCGGAATCTTCGCGTGTTTTGACAGGAAAAGCGCCAGCCGGTGAAAGTCGCGCGCATTGCGCGTCAGCCCCGGAAGGCAGACGACCGGCAGGACATGGCTGTTCGCGTCGCCATAGACGCGGGCGTGAAGCCGCAAGCCGTCGGCCGAATCATAGAAGAAGTCGGTGAAGTTCTCGCCCGCCATGTTCTTCGCCCTGTTCGTGGCTGTCTGTGCTGTTCAGACAGCATCGTCTCAACCCGTCGGACATTGCTCTATCACGCGGGAGAGGGGAACAACGAACGGCATGGATTGCACCGCAACCGGCCGTCCGGTTCAACTGCGGCCGTTCAGCAGGTCGCCGGCGATGTCGAACTTGCCGGTCAACCGCATCTTGTAGACCTGATAGTTCTCCATGACGCGCTGCACGTAGCTGCGCGTCTCGGTGAAGGGGATGCGCTCGATCCAGTCGATCACCGTATCGAGATCCTTGCCGCGCGGATCGCCGTAGCGCTTGACCCAGTCGGCGGCGCGGCGTGGGCCGGCGTTGTATCCGGCGAAGGTCAGGATGTAGGAGCCGTTAAAGCGGCTGAGCTGCTCGCCGAGGAAAGCGGCGCCGAGCGCCGCATTGTATGCCGCGTCCGTGGTCAGCCGGGAGGCGGAGTAGGGCATGCCGCTGCGTCTGGCGACATCTTTTGCCGTGCCCGGGAGAAGCTGGAGCAGGCCGCGCGCACCGGCGCCCGAAACCGCGCCGACGTTGAACTCGCTCTCCTGTCGGGCGATGGCGTAGGCAAGCGCCTGGCCGGCGCCGCCGATGTCTGCGATCTCGGGAATGGCGCCAAGCGGATGCGACAGCCCGCCGATCGCGATACCCCGGTTGGCCGCAGCCTTTGCGACCTTGAGGGCAAGGAAGTGATTGCCGCGAGCCTCCGCCTTCGCGGCAAGCAAAGCCAGCTCACCGGGGCTGTTCAACTGATCG
The window above is part of the Rhizobiaceae bacterium genome. Proteins encoded here:
- a CDS encoding porin, with the translated sequence MNIKSLLLGSAAAFAAVSGAQAADAVVVADPEPVEYVRVCDVYGTGYFYIPGTETCLRIGGYVRYQVSGGDLWERTRVHDDTLLGGEDRTDETYSQYSRLSLQTWTGTETELGTLSTYTETRFQWANGGGTTTSLNFAWIQLGGFRVGKDESAYTTFAGYAGGVIADDMVPYGPFDTNLISYTFSGGNGFSAIISLESGNSGSYGHAYDITDYMPHVVAGAKFTQGWGGVTLVAGYDSIHETWAAKARLDVNATDTISAFIMAGYGDDDDFNFYKPWGGEWAVWGGLTAKVSEKAAVNLQLSYDDSEQFGAALNVAYTLVPGFRITPEIDYYDAGNGGDDAFGAIIRFQRSF
- a CDS encoding sigma-70 family RNA polymerase sigma factor is translated as MSLAWHAIRDHLMHSSSKLHFQRSFDAVRRTQAALAPFRDPAALLDGLHRTPGDPARKNLILSALVRAAQGDGPASDCALTLLLLALWPGLDAIRRRSIWRRLGTSDEVASDVLARTTEAVRGLDLGRVNWIAATVLRNVERDMIRTRQRDQTREHLASGADPDEVADSGDSGIGAAGYARLNGAVRKLLGDDALLVIRVAIEGFSQAEVAVELGLTEAAARKRYQRAMRRLHDALEEIP
- a CDS encoding alpha/beta hydrolase, with product MAGENFTDFFYDSADGLRLHARVYGDANSHVLPVVCLPGLTRNARDFHRLALFLSKHAKIPRQVIAFDYRGRGQSAYDPNWQNYTVGTELSDILLGLAALEIERALFIGTSRGGLITQVMAAIKPARIAAAVLNDIGPVIEREGLDHIRRYLAPSAAIPSVAEAIELQKTVHGPAFPALTDEDWRAMAEAIYRLDDGKPVPNYDPDLVRTLVSVDPEQPLPQLWKEFDALAQKPVLVVRGENSLLLSAATLDEMRKRGPMVETVTVAGQGHAPFLETGNLPEQIASFLERAEKAIR
- a CDS encoding Z1 domain-containing protein; amino-acid sequence: MAVPDLSAWEIDEQKLIFVAKKEANNMKRLLKLFQETHRALLAKRVLIIDDEADFASIRFTKKKGEPDVEQGRIADRIDELRRELAGCAFLQVTATPYSLYLQPEDYPVQPGANFTFEPKRPAFTKLVPIHGGYVGGDHYFGEHTEDKLEYYLWHPVADNELLALRKEDRRRVKKDQVLTHANIAGIRQALITFVTATAIRRLQQKVAGYRPDRYAMIVHVETSRTAHAWQHTVVGELIEALQEAIEKKLPIFADLVNAAIDDLTRSVTACGLTMPDHKTILDNVRDFFKKGAVATEKVNSDNEVQKLLDDNAELKLRTPCNVFIGGQILDRGITVPHLIGFYYGRSPKRMQQDTVLQHARMYGARPREDLAVTRFYTTAHNFQALRSIHQFDSALRHAFETGAHDRGVAFVVKDQANRVIPCAPNKILVSDIVALRPGGAHLPVGFQTKAKSTLAPIMQKLEKLIPQQQLDAGEIVTVKTETAIEIITLIESCFNFEPGYNFDWEACRAAIEYFSTIAPPPAEKGECLILGGTGRRLSRQRAGGRFSDAPHTMQDRAAVRGIAGHQPILVLSQQDGREEDGWRGAPFWWPVLFSPASAAPSVFASTVRDDGAANDVDEDEDE